CTACAAATAGCAAATCAGAAACTCATtaagaaatcaaaaaaatgcAGCAAAGAAGACAATCAAGaaattatcaaatcaaaaaGGTTAGTGTTCTTAAAATCATATTTGATTATATAATTAACTGAATAGGAAGCTTTTTCTGGAAATGATGTGTTTTAATTGGTGAATTACATGTGAATCAATGATTTGAAAGACACAATGACTTTATGTAGATATGAttcggaattaaataaaaaactatgAACATTTGAAATTATGTGATGAAATTTGGATTTGGAAGCTTGTATGATGAACATAAAAAAGGCATTGTTAAAGCAATTTCGtgcataatttatttaaaaaataatgcaaTCTATATCATATTAGTAAACTGCTGTTGTAAGTTTGTAATATTCACTAacagaaaatatgaaatttgtATGTATAATAGCcacagttaactaatagttaactgaAGGTTAACCTacattaaaattaacaaattttatatattatcaaTGCAGGAATGACCACCATTGAAGGTTGTTATTTACTATGACGGATTTTGGGATGAAGATCTTAACTACTCAAATTTTAAGACCaagagaattttaattaaagacgATGCGGATTTCCAAGAATCAAAAAATCTCAAACTTACATATATAGAAAAGATTTTCAAGAATCTTCAAGAATCATTAATTacaataacaatttatttaaatgtaattcTCATATATAACGGCAAATACATAATTATTCAAATACATGATTCTTCAAAAATAATACCAATTTATTTAAAGCAACTGTAattatttcttcaaaaaaaacgatttgaatttttttttaataataaacttttactaatagttaactaatgattaactaatatgaaaattaataattttttttataaatgcagGAAGATCTTTATGTGGATATTGGGGTTActttcagttaactaatagtatactactactaattaaaaatatcaatttgtttttaataacttaatatttagttgaaaaataaagttaacacGAAGTTAACATGCAGTTAAcaagtattttattattttgtaatcCATTCTCATGTTATCTATAAATTTACTACTTCAAAAGTTTGTTTATGAGGACATTGGATTTACttttagttaactattagtatACTGCTACtcattaaaaaacataaatttgtttttaataacttaacattcggttgaaaaataaaattaacatgaaGTTAACATGCAGTTAACTGGTAGGACattattagttaatttaaaatttattgatagTACACATATAGTGCATATAATTTACACACAACACATTAAACCTAAAAAGTTCACTAACTGGTaaccaaaatataatatatgtttgacaataataaatgttttcataacaaaaaaaaaaaagactagcCTAAAATCAGTGTCACAATTACAACtgttttcatttaataaaataaaattaaacctaAATCTTCCAATCTGTCAATACATCTAATCCTTCTGCCCCCCTTCAGTTTTGGTTTCGGTTCCACCTCCTCATCGCTGTCAATGTTGCTAGTATGCTAGTATGCTTCatttttctgtaaaaaaaatacTGGTTAACTGTCAGTTTACACATAGTTAATCATTGGTTAACTGCATATAATTAGATCTCTTGCCAACATTCACTTGATAAAGATTACGATgcataatatttaattatagcaGGTATACATAgtaaaattcaataattaattacaATCACAAACCTTAAACCCTCCAGTTTGAGAATAATCATTCTCAATGATTTGAACTGCAGATGAATAAACATAAGTCTTAAAAGCCTCCCTGCCTTTAACAGTATCATTTTTATAATCAAAACCCATTAGTCATTACCTAATTAAATTGAGCACATGCCAGTctgaatatattaaaaatagaacTGACCAGAAGATGATAATGATGATGAAGAGAGTCTAGAAGGTGAATTAGAGAGAGattgagagagaaaagaaaaacccAGCTTTAAATTGAGTCTAAAACCTAAACCCATGATTTAGTTTgttttattatagtttttaagcagaaaaaaggaagaagaaatgGAAAAGAAGAGTCCATGAAAATGTTGCCGGAGTTTGATaatgagtaaaaaaataaaagtgaatggAATCGGTGTatgtaattgaaagtgaaaagaTTTGGTAAGTGGGATGTGGAGTTATTTTCGGCGAGATTCTCTGAATAATCTATTTGAAATGGCAACATGCAAAATGAACAAGGGAGATGGAGGTTACCATTTCAGTTAATGgctttttttctaatttgaaaaGTATATTATTgctaatcaaaatcatataattcaaaaaatataaatggtaACCGTAAAAGTGCAAACTGATATTTGGAATCGTAAATTTCTCATTAAAAATGCCTAAGCTCGTATGTAGGCTAATTATCTCATATAATATCACTCCAGGCCATACTACACTTGATTCTAGTAAACACTCAGTGGTTACAATTGCTTACAATCATTCAAGGCCTAATCCTACTTGTCATGAGCATACTAGCTCAACTTCTAATGGTACAATCAGGCCTCATGTTGGTCATCACGCAATAACCAATTCAAAGTCAGGTAAGGCAGCTATTCCTCGAGTTTTCCAACACCCTGTTGATCCGGACCCGTCTGATACTTTGATGGAAAATTTAAATGATGGTAATATCCTGCGTGAGAATGACGATGTTATGGTAATCGAACAGAATAATGTTTATGATTATAATGTTAGATTATAAGCTGTTTTAGGCATTGTTGCCTCCTCccttgtaccaaaaaaaaaatagataagaCATCAAAGGATAGAGATTAATAAGTACTAATTTCCTATAGTGATAGTCATTTGATGTAGATCAAGAAAAGCCAGTCTGTTTGTTGGAGCTCACCAATGGATAAAGCATTTCGATAGTAGCTCCGGATATTATCATCGGAGCGTTGAACATCCACCATCAACTTTACGTCCTTAATTGTTTGATTTACATTAGGAACCagtaaaattttattgatataatGAAACTTTTTCGTTCCAAATTACAGAATAGTGCTTAATGTAACTTTCTCCATGGTTAAGACAAAAAAGAAGAGGGATAATAagcatttataaaatatttagataCTCTTTTAAAGAAGAGTTACTATGGTTTCATTTGCTATATTTTcgtaattgaaattttatttttacatgaaCGAAATGTTACTATAGCAATGCGTTTGATAACCACACATATTTTGTTGCCACATAAAGAAATTATGACCAAAATTGCTATAATAACCTCCAGTTGATGTAAATATCAAAGTTTAGTTAACAAAATGTAAAAGCAACGTTGTTAACCGTTGTGTAAAAGGTCTATAAATCTAGTTCAGCCCAAAGATTGTGAAATATTCGTACCATTTCATGCCAGTGTCCTTTCATACGAGGGTGTGATGCTTCTGAGTATATTTGTCGACTTGTGCGGAGCTATCTTATGAACGTCACCCTTTAGGGAGGGCAATAAATCATTCTCAATACAATCATACCTGCAAACATAGAATTATTTTCATTATCAATACTTTTAATCATAATTTCATCTTGTTAGAAAGAccgaaaagaaaaatatcagcTACGGATCAGTAATTAGTGTCTAGGCTATAGTCGATCATCTTAAGAATTCCACAACCACAACGATAGCATTTTACTAATTAATtcgatttaaagtttaaacaatTACTCACAAGTTTTGGCAGAGATTATCAGTTGACCCAGAAACAGCGATGATCTTTGATCTTAAATTTTGTATTGCATCCTCTTCAAAATTCTCAAACTTCTCGAGTAGAAACGAGGAGAGTTTCTCAATGTTTCCCTCAAACTGCTGCTGCTGTTTCTCAAACAAGTCCTTTTTAATTTCGTGCTCCTTGTCTGTCATCTTATGCTCGAGCAACTCACCATCGAACATGCAATATGCAAATGCATAGGTAACAGAAAGAATTTGCCTTGATCTGGAAAGTAACGGTACTGCATTCGCTATCCAACTGAAATCTTTAGATTTGAATTCCCTCGCTTCCAGTGTGGATATCTTTCTCTCTACGGATAGCTTAAGATCAGATTCAAGCTTCAAAGACTCGATATGTGCCTTGTATCTGGTATGGTAGTGAATATAGCGATTAAGGTGCCTCTTCGCAAGCTCATTTTTCCTCAAATGCTCTTCTTTGTATCGACCACAGCTGTGGTTAGCTATACTCGTCCAAGTATGAGCTGCCCCAGTGGCACCACCACAGAGCCAACTGCATAAACAGCGCAAAGCAAACAATCAGCTCAAAAATGAAGATTAAATAAGCAACTAAAAATTAGTAAGTTGACAAGAACAGAGGCCTAATGCAAATGGCAGCATAACAACAAGATCGTCGACGTAGTATACAAAGAGAGTCATTAtcaatattttgaaattatagaaCTGCAATCTTTTGATCATTAAATAAGACAGAAGAGGAGAGATAAGAATTCTCACCAAAATGTTTGTCCACAAACACAGTATACTAGGTTGCATCCCCCATTCTTTTCTACTGCCTTGCAGCATTTTGGGCAAGGCTTTGTATGGACTGTAATCCAATGAACTGTCTCTGATTCATCTTTGCATTTCTGGGACCACATTTCCCAAATTATACACGAGCAAGGTGAGTGTATGTCAGACAAACATCTAAAGCAAAATTGTTTACCACACGCACATTCAACCTCACAAAGCTCATCTTCCTCGACTCTTATTGCATTTCCACAATGGGGAACACTAGGACACCATTTGACTCTTTTGTTGTCATCAATATATGACTCAAAAAGAAACCGATCAAATTTCTTAGCAAGATTAGGATCACTCGCATTAACTAATTGTCTAATTTTTGCATCGTCACAGACAACATTGCACTTAGGTTCCATGCACCTAATGCATCTACTCTGCCCTTCCTTAATCTTAATAGAAAAATGTTGAGTCCAACCTACAGAAAGGCCATGAGAAAAAAACATCTCTGTAAGTATCAGAAAGATAAACGTCCATATAGTTGCACAATATCAGAAAGAGAAACATTCATAACCGTCTGACTGACTCAGAACTTAGAGTTGGAGGAAGTTGAAAGGTAAATTCTTTAAATACTTGATCAAAACTTGATACCGATTTTGTATACAAAAAGCACACACACTGATGATTCATAACTGACCTAAAAAAACATTATTGCTAATTACTTGATCATAATCAAAGGAAACCTCTAGTACGAATAAGTGACTGCAAAACTATGTATAAAGTATAAACCAAATCAATGATGAAATGCTTTTCTTAAGGAGAAAACGCTAGACAATCTAAAACTGCTTTAACGAAAACGAAAACTGCGATGACTCGAagctttaattaaataaatgaacttACAGCTGTTGCAAAAGTAGTGAGCACAGTCCATGGCAGTCATCTCGGTAGCAGATACATCATCAAAGCAAATACTGCATTCAGTAACAGGTAATAGCCGAGACAAGTCATTGGAATGGTTAGTGATTGCGACACCAGCTTCGGCATATAATTTTTCTTTCCCATTCTCTATAAACCGTTCAAGCACCCTATCGACATCCCATTGATGAAATATAAGTAAGTTCCGTGCTTCAAACTCTTTCAGTGATAAAAAGTCACTTACTCTACAAATATCATGGGTCTGCAACACAATAATTAACCCTctgttaagaaaataattatggAAAATAATCTAGTTACGGTGGACAGACACTCTTACCTGTGCAGCCAAGAGAGATTCTTTGGTGATTACCTGTAGAACGAGAGAggattaagaaacaaatttaaaataattctgTAAGACAAAAAACGAAATTTTGACCTGAGGAAGAGGAGTAGATTTAGCAGGCAGCATCTGAGTGTCAGATTGTGTGTCATTAATAAGATCAGAATCACCATAGTCATAATCAAAATCATCGTAATCTTGTTCATAATAATCGTCGTCGCTGCTCGTATAATCCACCATCCGGGCGAGAATGGCTAAAGCGCGAAACAAGAAACAGAGATCAAGTATTTGAGCATgcaaagtaaagaaaaaaaaaagggtttTGCTGAGTCTGCTGTTTCCGGTTCTCCTCTCAAATTGGCGATGGTGGTGCTGAGTTAAAGGCCGTGATTTAAGGTTTAGTTGGGGTTTTTACATACATGCTGGCTGCTGTAAAGGAAGAGTTTTGGTGCTAATGGGAATCTGTTCATATAAGTCGCTACAACTTTCCGTTtaccttttttcttttcttttttgaaatttttcttatttatagGAAAATTACAATCTCAGCTAACTTTTTCCTATTTAATTTTGGATAGGGATTTTAGCACTCCTTGCTTTTATTTCCGCACTCCACTATATTTTTGCAATTACCTATATTATCCTtggtgtttttttctttttttttatcccTAATCAAACAAACATATGTTAATTACACCACAAATAATGACATATTTATATAcgtaggaaaaaaaaaagatatgttTCTTAATTTGAAAATGTCAATCTccaaaaaatgtaaaatctCAACCAAAGATACAGATTAAGATTGGCGGACAAGAAATTACGTTTTAACATAgagatattttattaatatttctaTCGGCTACAAAATTagctacttttttttaataaaattaaaaaagaacacaatttttaatattttaattatttcacaATAACATGGATGTTACATAAGCTATAAAGATTTTctcttttatgattttatttttgaattttccgtttactattttaaaattaaaatgtaaatataGCGACAATTGCAATagtaattttgatattttaaaaaataaatgtttgatGAGACATAAAATATGTTGAGGATGGTGGTATTTCATGTGGACTAATAacatgaataaataaattttataaacaagaaaaaattaaaaattcaattcagtagacaaattatttattttttgtttgttgctaaatattatatttactcAAAATTATTTGAGATGAATTATTGTTGCATCGTTATCATATGTATGAtgtatttgtttttattgttttatgcTAATATTCTttgattatatgttttttttaatttaataaaagtattttaaaaatgtgaaatttaaCTTACAATGTTGGTTGAcgtgaatgaaaaaaaaaataaccctCCACATCATTGTCTTTTGATAGATTATTACGAAAACAACATAAATGTTTGATAGATAGACAACAGTAATAGTGTCCAGCTGCAAATATAGTGGAGGGCAGATATTAAAGTTGGAGTGCGAGAATCGCTTCCCTTAATTTTAGAtgtctataatttttttgactaattattttattcatttaagTGTTTAAACTTGTTTGTTTTGAATCAAATTAGTGCTTATAACGTGTTAGTGGATTTTGCTGGTTAGATGACAATATATTTTGAATTCTTTATAAACATTCatttaaagttaatttaattgttttatttttttaatgaacactatgagaaattcttaggtagactcagtctaccacgtcatccgtgcactaaacctatcacattatgacacgtcattaaaataatgacactatcgtaatattcctatttaaaagtgtaaataagtaataaacaaaattacgatagtgccattattttaatgacgtgtcataatgtgatagggtTTAGGAGACagccaaaaatcaa
This region of Mercurialis annua linkage group LG1-X, ddMerAnnu1.2, whole genome shotgun sequence genomic DNA includes:
- the LOC126666928 gene encoding probable E3 ubiquitin-protein ligase ARI1, whose translation is MVDYTSSDDDYYEQDYDDFDYDYGDSDLINDTQSDTQMLPAKSTPLPQVITKESLLAAQTHDICRVSDFLSLKEFEARNLLIFHQWDVDRVLERFIENGKEKLYAEAGVAITNHSNDLSRLLPVTECSICFDDVSATEMTAMDCAHYFCNSCWTQHFSIKIKEGQSRCIRCMEPKCNVVCDDAKIRQLVNASDPNLAKKFDRFLFESYIDDNKRVKWCPSVPHCGNAIRVEEDELCEVECACGKQFCFRCLSDIHSPCSCIIWEMWSQKCKDESETVHWITVHTKPCPKCCKAVEKNGGCNLVYCVCGQTFCWLCGGATGAAHTWTSIANHSCGRYKEEHLRKNELAKRHLNRYIHYHTRYKAHIESLKLESDLKLSVERKISTLEAREFKSKDFSWIANAVPLLSRSRQILSVTYAFAYCMFDGELLEHKMTDKEHEIKKDLFEKQQQQFEGNIEKLSSFLLEKFENFEEDAIQNLRSKIIAVSGSTDNLCQNLYDCIENDLLPSLKGDVHKIAPHKSTNILRSITPSYERTLA